A single Mustela lutreola isolate mMusLut2 chromosome X, mMusLut2.pri, whole genome shotgun sequence DNA region contains:
- the CT83 gene encoding kita-kyushu lung cancer antigen 1 — protein sequence MNMLLLLLSGILFAFLFVFLKNRFQSSVGEMSSNSTSLALVRPTSSTGSTKSNTDKSLSVISLSRDILINSPHMITMQKRILVNLRIVEYKLAELEHFLVIKGLNGALVNWKSDRLRECHNSEGNH from the exons ATGAATATGCTGTTGCTTCTACTGAGCGGcattctgtttgcttttctgtttgtcttcttgAAAAACCGCTTTCAG AGCAGCGTTGGTGAAATGTCATCAAATTCGACTTCTCTTGCACTAGTAAGACCAACCTCTTCTACTGGGTCAACTAAGAGCAATACTGATAAGAGTCTTTCAGTCATCAGCCTCTCTCGGGATATCTTAATTAATTCCCCACACATGATAACCATGCAGAAGCGAATACTGGTAAACCTCAGGATCGTGGAATACAAGCTGGCTGAATTGGAACATTTCCTAGTTATCAAGGGCTTAAATGGTGCATTAGTTAACTGGAAATCTGACAGGCTTAGAGAATGTCATAACAGTGAAGGCAATCATTAA